A DNA window from Aminipila luticellarii contains the following coding sequences:
- a CDS encoding acetyl-CoA hydrolase/transferase family protein produces MDWKEIYESRKCTAEEAVQRIKNGDRVVLAHCAAEPIALVDAMVAGAENYKNVTVSQMVTLGKSEYTKPEYKEHFRFEGWFVSASTRNSLAEGHGQFVPVYFHEVPSYIRKGIFPVDVAMIMVSTPDRNGFCSVGVSCDFTMQAVKSAKVVLAEINDQVPVVYGETFVHISEIDAFVETSHPLPEMKLPNIGEAEIAIGKYCASLIEDGSTLQLGIGAIPDAVLSQLKDKKHLGIHSEMISDGVVDLYEAGVIDGSQKSIDPGKIIVTFLMGTKKLYDFVANNPIVEMKPVDYVNNPVTIAQCSKMVCINSCLQIDFMGQVVSDTIGTKQFSGVGGQVDFVRGAAMSTDGKGKSIMAMPSVVMKKDGTLISKIVPFIEHGSAVTTNRQDVDYVITEYGIAEMKGKTLHDRARALIKIAHPEFREGLKEEFEKRFNAQF; encoded by the coding sequence ATGGATTGGAAAGAAATTTATGAAAGCAGAAAATGTACGGCAGAGGAAGCAGTGCAGCGGATTAAAAATGGAGACAGAGTTGTGCTTGCCCATTGTGCAGCAGAACCTATAGCACTGGTAGATGCAATGGTAGCAGGTGCAGAAAATTATAAAAATGTAACGGTATCTCAAATGGTCACGTTGGGGAAGTCTGAATATACGAAGCCTGAATACAAAGAACACTTCCGGTTTGAAGGCTGGTTCGTCAGTGCCAGTACCAGAAACTCATTGGCAGAGGGTCACGGACAGTTCGTGCCTGTGTATTTTCATGAAGTACCCAGCTATATACGAAAAGGTATTTTTCCTGTAGATGTGGCGATGATTATGGTATCCACTCCGGATCGCAATGGGTTTTGCTCTGTAGGCGTATCTTGTGATTTTACCATGCAGGCAGTGAAATCCGCTAAGGTCGTATTGGCGGAAATAAATGATCAGGTGCCGGTAGTTTATGGCGAGACTTTTGTACATATCAGCGAAATCGATGCGTTTGTGGAAACGTCACACCCGCTTCCCGAAATGAAGCTTCCCAATATTGGTGAGGCTGAAATCGCTATTGGAAAATATTGTGCCTCGTTGATTGAGGACGGCTCTACATTACAGCTGGGTATAGGGGCTATTCCGGATGCGGTATTATCCCAGCTTAAAGATAAAAAACACTTAGGCATACATTCCGAAATGATTTCCGACGGAGTAGTAGACCTTTATGAAGCAGGCGTAATAGACGGATCACAAAAATCCATCGATCCGGGTAAAATCATTGTTACCTTTCTAATGGGAACCAAGAAGCTCTATGACTTTGTGGCAAATAATCCAATCGTTGAAATGAAGCCGGTGGATTATGTAAACAATCCTGTTACTATAGCGCAATGTTCTAAGATGGTTTGCATCAATTCCTGCCTTCAGATCGATTTCATGGGGCAGGTGGTATCCGACACCATAGGGACAAAACAATTCTCCGGAGTAGGGGGACAAGTAGACTTTGTGAGGGGGGCAGCCATGTCTACCGATGGGAAAGGAAAATCCATCATGGCCATGCCTTCTGTTGTGATGAAAAAAGATGGAACACTGATTTCTAAGATCGTTCCCTTTATTGAACATGGATCAGCCGTTACCACAAACAGGCAGGATGTGGATTACGTGATAACCGAATACGGGATCGCGGAGATGAAAGGAAAGACCCTTCATGACAGAGCCAGAGCACTTATTAAAATTGCGCACCCAGAGTTTAGGGAAGGTCTGAAAGAAGAATTTGAAAAGAGATTTAATGCACAGTTCTGA
- a CDS encoding thiamine diphosphokinase — protein MNKCFIITGFINGNIKNIAHISKEDYIICADGGYRFAIREGIEPDLLIGDFDSFTEGPPDHVHTITHPIEKDDTDTMLCIKYAVEKGIHEICLIGGMGGRLDHTLSNLQSMAWATEFWHSRHMKGRTIRMLDCQNEVMMLKNDTLQLSGTPGEKISLISYSDACMNVTAKSLKWKLINAHLTNSFPLGISNEFLTDQCEISVGNGCLLILRSKDLG, from the coding sequence ATGAATAAGTGCTTTATTATCACAGGCTTTATCAACGGTAATATCAAAAATATTGCCCATATATCCAAAGAAGATTATATCATCTGTGCCGACGGCGGATACCGATTTGCCATCCGGGAAGGTATTGAACCGGATCTCCTTATCGGTGACTTTGACTCCTTTACAGAAGGCCCTCCTGACCATGTGCATACGATCACGCACCCCATAGAGAAAGACGATACGGATACAATGTTATGCATCAAATATGCGGTAGAAAAGGGCATTCATGAAATATGCCTGATCGGAGGTATGGGCGGCAGATTAGATCACACCCTATCCAATCTGCAAAGTATGGCGTGGGCGACGGAGTTTTGGCATTCCAGACATATGAAGGGAAGGACCATAAGAATGTTGGATTGTCAGAATGAAGTAATGATGCTGAAAAATGATACGCTCCAGCTTTCCGGCACTCCCGGTGAAAAAATTTCGTTGATCAGCTATTCCGATGCCTGTATGAATGTTACCGCCAAATCTCTCAAATGGAAGCTGATAAATGCTCATCTGACCAATTCTTTCCCGCTGGGAATAAGCAATGAATTCCTGACAGATCAATGTGAAATCTCTGTAGGAAACGGGTGTCTCCTCATCCTTCGTTCCAAAGATTTAGGGTGA
- a CDS encoding LTA synthase family protein produces MDKINNYIDRIKQFAAEFRNQYGIVGCTAVFLVIMKFIIFYSLMSVKSNFIWICIISWVITYCLFKSFKNKYIPAVIYLLLSVLMFADVTYCSFFNKYLSVAMLGSAGMLGDVTASIKQIMRPINFFMLLDAAAIFAAVVLHQCRENGKKCGSFLNGKKPENILSGQQEKEKPVRDILAELDAMALEESEGMNYDENELSEEMPGLDVQAAGLTEVKPKDTRDGKEQYLGRVYRKRAERKRKRESTKHFKGHRTQIIPIAIIVVLIITSTFSPFMQSMAKQEFYTYHIGDITANVFGLSGQKHIMAFEDSYETEKNGPLFGAAKGKNLVVIQVESLQNFAIGMEYNGQEVTPFLNSLIKDKTVYFDNYYQQVGTGNTSDAEFATNNSIMGSIEAFTYQLYEKNYFRGLPWLLKDQGYETAVLHAHENRDFWNRDDIYPQLGFDHYYGGLIGDTARPGGNFKMTEWMGWGLTDSEFYPQAMNYIKELQEPFYSFIITLSNHHPFEMLDKYKFIKLKPEDQGTLVGNYLNSVAYTDYALSELFHEFKKAGLYKDSIFAIYGDHMGLPASDETNEVMGRLLGHEYDWDDRMNIPLIIHMPDSDENITETIHNTGGQIDFLPTIAYLLGLDHLDTIYLGHNLFTYDKGVVAEHAYLPYGSFFINGYGFEMARDGVFKDSRAWDLNTRKAVDINPLYDYYIRSMEISDTSVYILQNDILRKVYQDGKSREEVLN; encoded by the coding sequence ATGGATAAAATAAATAATTATATAGATAGAATAAAACAATTTGCAGCGGAATTTAGAAATCAATATGGCATAGTGGGATGTACAGCGGTATTTTTAGTAATAATGAAATTCATTATTTTTTATTCGTTGATGTCTGTAAAGTCCAATTTTATATGGATATGCATTATTTCCTGGGTAATAACCTATTGCCTGTTCAAGTCGTTCAAGAATAAATATATTCCGGCGGTCATTTATTTGTTGCTGTCCGTGCTGATGTTTGCAGATGTAACGTATTGCAGCTTCTTTAATAAATATCTTTCTGTGGCAATGCTGGGGTCGGCTGGGATGCTGGGGGATGTGACCGCCAGTATCAAACAGATCATGAGACCCATCAACTTCTTTATGCTTCTGGATGCGGCAGCTATTTTTGCAGCGGTGGTCTTGCATCAGTGCAGGGAAAACGGAAAAAAGTGCGGCAGCTTTTTAAACGGAAAAAAACCAGAAAACATATTAAGCGGGCAGCAGGAAAAGGAGAAACCTGTCCGAGATATTCTGGCTGAACTGGATGCCATGGCATTAGAAGAATCAGAAGGCATGAATTACGATGAAAATGAACTTTCGGAAGAAATGCCGGGATTGGATGTTCAAGCAGCGGGACTGACAGAAGTCAAGCCAAAAGATACCAGGGATGGAAAAGAACAGTATCTGGGAAGAGTCTACAGAAAAAGAGCGGAACGGAAAAGAAAAAGAGAAAGCACAAAACACTTTAAGGGACATAGAACTCAGATAATACCTATTGCTATCATTGTGGTTCTTATTATTACGAGCACTTTTTCGCCTTTTATGCAGTCCATGGCTAAACAAGAGTTTTACACCTATCATATAGGGGATATCACCGCCAATGTATTTGGGCTGTCCGGACAGAAACATATCATGGCGTTTGAGGACTCCTATGAAACTGAAAAAAATGGTCCGCTATTCGGTGCCGCAAAAGGAAAAAATTTAGTGGTCATACAGGTTGAATCCCTGCAGAACTTTGCTATAGGTATGGAATATAACGGGCAGGAAGTGACACCGTTTTTAAACAGCCTTATTAAGGATAAAACGGTTTATTTTGATAATTATTATCAGCAGGTAGGTACAGGAAATACCTCCGATGCAGAATTTGCCACCAATAATTCCATCATGGGCTCCATAGAAGCGTTTACATATCAGCTTTATGAGAAAAATTATTTCAGAGGGCTGCCGTGGCTGCTCAAGGATCAAGGCTACGAGACCGCAGTCCTTCATGCTCATGAAAACAGGGATTTCTGGAATAGGGATGATATCTATCCTCAGCTGGGTTTTGACCATTATTATGGGGGCTTAATCGGTGATACCGCTCGTCCGGGAGGCAATTTTAAGATGACCGAATGGATGGGATGGGGCTTGACGGATTCGGAGTTCTATCCTCAGGCCATGAACTATATAAAGGAGCTTCAGGAGCCGTTCTATAGCTTCATCATAACCCTTTCGAACCATCATCCTTTTGAAATGCTGGACAAATATAAATTTATCAAGCTTAAGCCGGAGGATCAGGGGACTTTGGTAGGGAATTATCTTAACAGTGTGGCCTATACGGATTATGCTCTTTCCGAGTTATTTCACGAATTTAAAAAGGCAGGTCTTTATAAGGACTCGATCTTTGCCATTTATGGAGATCACATGGGGCTTCCGGCCTCTGATGAAACGAATGAAGTAATGGGAAGATTACTGGGGCATGAATATGACTGGGATGACAGAATGAATATTCCTTTGATTATCCATATGCCGGATTCGGATGAAAACATTACGGAGACGATTCACAATACCGGCGGCCAGATTGATTTTCTTCCAACTATAGCCTATCTGTTGGGGCTGGATCATTTAGATACAATTTATCTGGGGCATAATCTGTTTACTTACGACAAGGGGGTTGTTGCAGAGCATGCGTATCTGCCTTACGGATCCTTTTTTATAAACGGTTATGGCTTTGAAATGGCTCGAGACGGCGTCTTTAAAGACAGCAGAGCATGGGATTTGAATACAAGAAAAGCTGTGGACATCAATCCACTCTATGATTATTATATCCGTTCTATGGAAATTTCAGATACCTCAGTTTATATTTTACAAAATGATATACTTCGAAAGGTGTATCAGGATGGGAAGAGCAGAGAAGAGGTTCTTAATTAA
- a CDS encoding chemotaxis protein CheX — protein sequence MNEKIMTGFTDAAQDVLKAMLDLEVEVEAPEKPESSAAKNKVIVAVGLIGDISGETCFCFPEKTALEIVKNMCGMEIEKVDDFVTSALGEISNIICGNAATGLSQQQIACDILPPKISVKDGKTPYEDEESSQVINSTIHTEAGNMGVAIKIEE from the coding sequence ATGAATGAAAAAATTATGACGGGCTTCACGGATGCGGCGCAGGATGTGTTAAAGGCCATGCTGGATCTGGAAGTGGAAGTAGAAGCTCCTGAAAAGCCGGAATCGTCTGCTGCAAAAAACAAGGTTATTGTTGCGGTCGGATTGATCGGAGATATATCCGGTGAGACGTGTTTTTGTTTTCCCGAAAAAACGGCCTTGGAAATTGTCAAAAATATGTGCGGAATGGAGATCGAAAAGGTAGATGATTTTGTAACGTCCGCATTGGGCGAAATATCGAATATTATTTGCGGGAACGCTGCAACAGGGCTTTCCCAGCAGCAGATTGCCTGTGATATCCTTCCCCCTAAAATATCCGTGAAGGACGGAAAGACTCCTTATGAAGACGAAGAAAGCTCACAAGTGATTAATTCTACCATTCACACCGAAGCAGGGAATATGGGTGTGGCTATAAAAATTGAGGAATAA
- a CDS encoding bacteriohemerythrin, with the protein MIWKEKYKVGVELIDQQHEELFKRVTEFVETLRSPVEWNEKVDQVNQTLEFMKNYVVTHFRDEEAYQKKIGYEELENHTKIHNDMVQYVSDVAEEYAVKGFDEQLMQQFAGKLLAWLINHVTVEDQKIADYAEKRQVKGNE; encoded by the coding sequence ATGATTTGGAAGGAAAAGTATAAAGTGGGTGTAGAACTGATTGATCAGCAGCACGAAGAACTTTTTAAACGGGTGACAGAATTTGTGGAAACCTTGCGTTCACCAGTGGAGTGGAATGAAAAGGTGGATCAGGTGAATCAGACCCTTGAATTTATGAAAAACTATGTGGTGACGCATTTTCGAGATGAGGAAGCTTATCAGAAGAAAATTGGATATGAGGAATTGGAAAATCACACTAAAATACATAATGACATGGTTCAATATGTGTCGGATGTGGCAGAGGAGTACGCAGTAAAGGGATTTGACGAACAGTTAATGCAGCAGTTTGCAGGGAAATTATTGGCGTGGCTGATCAATCATGTAACGGTGGAAGATCAAAAAATTGCCGATTACGCTGAAAAAAGGCAGGTGAAAGGCAATGAATGA
- a CDS encoding methyl-accepting chemotaxis protein: MKKWFENINIARKLRTGFLFITFLSIVIGLIGVANIINIGGHQQKTYDQCTLGIKYSANANVYFLKARTAVRDLYMNYGMDNKTYSADVSTQLDTAEENLTLYSKTISSDEDQKAFDQLKTVYAEYTENVNKALEAADSGKTKEELLQIINESKETSQQAEQAFKEIREYNDTLAFNQIKADSRSSKIAIAAMLVSMAIAFILSMLLSGYISKLISQPMQTFADFAGLLAAGDIDAGKVIDEEGKEALGSRKDEVGKLAQAFNEVIASTMEQAQQTKRVSEGDLTVVVPIRSEEDVLGKALSSLVEKFNTLATSIVSSANQVDSGARLVSDSSISLSQGATEQASSVEELTASLEELMARTEENAKTAKDTDNLAKEIKTEAESGNVQMLNMLHAMEEINASSDNIGKIIKVIEDIAFQTNILALNAAVEAARAGQHGRGFAVVADEVRSLAGQSAKAAKETSELIRSSISKVEEGTRTAGETAEELNKIVTGITKVTGLIDNIASASNEQAAAMEQINQGILQISQATQSTAAASEESAAASEELSGQADLLKECVSVFKLKNSGI; this comes from the coding sequence ATGAAAAAGTGGTTTGAGAACATCAATATTGCAAGAAAGCTGAGGACAGGATTTCTGTTTATCACCTTTTTGAGTATAGTTATTGGTCTTATTGGCGTTGCGAACATTATTAATATCGGAGGTCATCAGCAGAAAACATATGATCAATGCACCTTGGGTATTAAATATTCTGCAAACGCAAATGTCTATTTTCTGAAAGCCAGAACAGCGGTAAGAGATTTATATATGAACTATGGCATGGATAATAAAACATATTCTGCGGACGTTTCAACTCAGTTGGATACGGCAGAGGAAAATCTAACCCTTTACAGTAAGACCATAAGCAGTGATGAAGATCAAAAAGCATTTGATCAGCTCAAAACGGTTTATGCAGAATATACGGAAAATGTCAATAAGGCACTGGAAGCCGCTGATTCAGGAAAAACAAAGGAGGAGCTGCTGCAGATCATCAACGAATCAAAAGAAACATCGCAACAGGCAGAGCAGGCCTTTAAAGAAATTCGAGAATATAATGACACGTTGGCTTTCAATCAAATAAAAGCGGATAGCCGTTCCTCAAAGATCGCTATAGCTGCCATGCTTGTTTCTATGGCCATTGCATTTATTCTGTCCATGCTTTTGAGCGGGTATATATCAAAGCTGATCAGCCAGCCCATGCAGACCTTTGCGGATTTTGCCGGGCTTCTTGCGGCCGGGGACATTGATGCAGGCAAGGTCATTGATGAGGAGGGGAAGGAAGCCCTTGGTTCGAGAAAGGATGAAGTGGGAAAACTGGCGCAGGCTTTTAACGAAGTCATTGCAAGCACCATGGAGCAGGCACAGCAGACAAAACGGGTATCAGAAGGAGATTTGACCGTCGTTGTTCCCATTCGATCCGAGGAGGATGTACTGGGGAAAGCTCTGTCAAGTCTGGTGGAAAAGTTCAATACCCTTGCCACTTCTATCGTTTCTTCCGCAAACCAGGTGGATTCCGGGGCAAGACTTGTATCGGATTCCAGTATTTCACTTTCTCAGGGAGCCACGGAGCAGGCCAGTTCTGTAGAAGAATTGACCGCATCCTTAGAAGAGCTGATGGCCCGAACGGAAGAAAATGCTAAAACAGCGAAGGATACGGATAATCTTGCAAAAGAAATTAAAACGGAAGCCGAATCCGGAAATGTCCAGATGCTGAACATGCTGCATGCAATGGAAGAAATCAATGCCTCATCAGACAATATCGGAAAAATCATAAAAGTAATTGAAGATATTGCTTTCCAGACCAATATTTTGGCACTCAATGCTGCGGTGGAAGCAGCTAGAGCCGGTCAGCACGGAAGAGGCTTTGCGGTTGTCGCGGATGAAGTCAGAAGCCTTGCCGGACAGTCGGCTAAGGCTGCGAAGGAAACGTCTGAACTGATCCGAAGCTCCATTAGTAAGGTGGAGGAAGGGACCAGGACAGCCGGTGAAACTGCAGAAGAACTGAATAAAATCGTAACCGGCATTACAAAAGTGACCGGACTTATCGATAATATTGCTTCTGCTTCAAATGAGCAGGCGGCTGCCATGGAACAGATCAATCAAGGGATTTTGCAGATTTCACAGGCGACGCAAAGTACGGCTGCCGCTTCGGAAGAAAGTGCCGCAGCCAGTGAGGAACTGTCAGGACAGGCCGATCTATTAAAAGAATGCGTCAGCGTGTTTAAACTAAAGAACAGCGGCATATAA
- a CDS encoding site-specific integrase — translation MARRGENVYKRKDGRWEGRILKSDGKYHSIYAKTYKEIKEKKNNYQEKGVYQEEVNHSSKNSAELFEVWLETEIAGRVKPSTYGSYYFVMQNYVIPFFNRNGHERITELSASQFVKSIKDNLSLAESYKRKIISVFKLALKEILKDSKEYSLIERNIKLPKSECDAVQVFSIMEQRKIESTILDWEDQRAMGILLCFYTGIRLGELCGLRWGDMDLEAGTMVIMRTVSRIKNFQPGGKKTMLFIGRPKSQKSIRKIPLPDFLLKLIAPFKMQSLNEEDYVFSGTDIPMDPRTYQKMYKRILSKAGVQDRKFHAIRHTFATRALELGIDIKTLSEILGHSNVSITLNIYAHSLMEQKKLAIDRFNVMHMKHMHSPSITPSGRYETQSFK, via the coding sequence ATGGCACGCAGAGGAGAAAATGTTTATAAACGTAAGGATGGACGATGGGAAGGACGTATCTTGAAATCGGATGGAAAATATCACTCGATTTATGCGAAAACCTATAAAGAAATAAAGGAGAAGAAAAATAACTATCAAGAGAAGGGAGTATATCAGGAAGAGGTAAACCATTCTTCAAAAAATTCGGCAGAGTTATTTGAGGTGTGGCTTGAAACGGAGATTGCTGGAAGGGTAAAACCTTCTACTTACGGGAGCTACTATTTCGTCATGCAGAATTACGTCATTCCTTTTTTTAACCGGAATGGTCATGAACGCATTACAGAGCTTTCTGCTTCCCAATTTGTAAAATCTATTAAGGATAATCTTTCTTTAGCCGAATCCTATAAGCGAAAAATTATTTCCGTTTTTAAGCTGGCATTGAAAGAAATTTTAAAAGATTCAAAGGAGTATTCCCTTATAGAGCGAAATATTAAATTGCCCAAGAGCGAATGTGACGCGGTTCAGGTCTTTTCCATTATGGAGCAGCGAAAAATTGAAAGCACGATCCTCGATTGGGAGGATCAACGGGCTATGGGAATTTTGTTGTGTTTTTATACAGGCATAAGGCTTGGAGAGCTTTGTGGGCTCAGATGGGGGGATATGGATCTGGAAGCTGGAACCATGGTCATTATGAGAACCGTATCGCGTATAAAAAATTTTCAGCCTGGCGGGAAGAAGACCATGCTATTTATCGGCAGACCAAAGAGCCAAAAATCTATACGAAAAATTCCGCTTCCCGATTTTTTATTAAAATTAATTGCACCGTTTAAGATGCAGTCACTAAACGAAGAGGATTATGTTTTTTCTGGTACGGATATACCCATGGATCCCAGAACTTATCAGAAAATGTACAAAAGAATATTGTCTAAAGCAGGCGTGCAGGACCGTAAATTTCATGCGATTCGGCACACTTTTGCCACAAGAGCTTTGGAACTAGGCATTGATATTAAGACACTCAGTGAAATACTGGGGCATTCCAATGTTTCTATTACACTTAATATTTATGCCCATTCGCTCATGGAGCAAAAAAAATTAGCCATTGACCGTTTTAATGTAATGCATATGAAGCACATGCATTCACCGTCAATTACTCCGTCAGGCCGGTATGAAACCCAATCATTTAAATAA
- a CDS encoding ammonium transporter, with product MINSGDTAFVIVCAALVCLMTPGLAFFYGGLVSRKNVLTIMMQSFVSMGVVTIIWFLFGFSLTFGPDVHGIIGGLKYLCLNGVGMTPNPRYGATIPFITFFSYQQMFAIITPALITGAFADRVNFKSYLVFLIAWSILIYIPLAHWVWGGGFLQQMGVVDFAGGIVVHASAGLAALASVFFVGKRKLISKADLEPHNITHVALGTALLWFGWFGFNAGGGLAADSLASIAFINTDISASVAMVTWLVISWIKEKKPSFVGILTGSVAGLATITPAAGFVEPWAAALIGLAAGAVCYYAVQFRQKVDWDDALDVWGVHGVGGILGSILVGVFAVKSVNGVDGLIYGDFHQFGIQLFATIFASVYAFVVTYMILKVINCFMPVRVSEEEEKMGLDISIHREEAYHI from the coding sequence ATGATTAATTCAGGAGATACAGCATTTGTCATCGTGTGTGCTGCTCTGGTTTGTCTGATGACACCTGGGCTGGCGTTTTTTTATGGTGGTCTGGTATCGAGAAAAAATGTATTGACGATTATGATGCAGAGCTTTGTATCTATGGGAGTCGTTACGATTATTTGGTTCTTATTTGGTTTTTCACTGACATTTGGACCAGATGTTCATGGAATTATTGGAGGTCTTAAATATTTATGCCTAAATGGGGTAGGGATGACTCCAAATCCGCGCTACGGTGCTACGATTCCGTTTATAACCTTTTTCAGTTATCAGCAGATGTTCGCGATTATTACGCCTGCTCTGATTACAGGGGCTTTTGCGGACAGAGTGAATTTTAAAAGTTACTTGGTATTTTTAATTGCATGGAGCATTTTAATTTATATTCCGTTGGCTCACTGGGTATGGGGCGGAGGATTCCTGCAGCAGATGGGAGTTGTTGATTTCGCGGGAGGCATCGTTGTTCATGCCAGTGCAGGACTAGCTGCTCTAGCTTCGGTATTCTTTGTAGGAAAAAGAAAACTGATCAGCAAAGCCGATCTCGAGCCTCATAATATAACCCATGTGGCATTAGGTACAGCATTGCTGTGGTTTGGATGGTTCGGATTTAATGCAGGGGGAGGTCTTGCTGCTGATTCATTAGCTTCCATTGCATTTATTAATACAGATATAAGCGCTTCTGTTGCTATGGTTACATGGCTTGTTATCTCGTGGATCAAAGAAAAAAAACCAAGCTTTGTGGGAATTTTGACCGGTTCTGTAGCAGGGCTTGCAACGATCACTCCGGCGGCGGGGTTTGTAGAACCTTGGGCCGCAGCTTTAATCGGTCTCGCTGCTGGTGCCGTATGTTATTATGCGGTACAGTTCAGACAGAAAGTGGATTGGGATGATGCCTTGGATGTATGGGGGGTACACGGTGTCGGCGGTATCCTTGGAAGCATTTTGGTAGGTGTCTTTGCGGTTAAATCGGTAAACGGTGTAGATGGCCTGATTTACGGGGATTTCCATCAGTTTGGCATTCAATTATTTGCAACAATCTTCGCATCTGTCTATGCTTTTGTCGTAACTTATATGATATTGAAGGTGATCAACTGCTTCATGCCTGTTCGCGTAAGTGAAGAAGAGGAAAAGATGGGGCTTGATATTTCCATCCACAGAGAGGAAGCGTATCATATTTAA
- a CDS encoding response regulator — MTENKIKIFLADDHKMLRESLEILLSQEDDIEVVGEADDGIEAETLCLQRKADVLLLDISMPRKSGLDVCKNLSYSYPELKVIFLTMHKNEEMLAEAFNNGAKGYVLKENAFEELITAVRKVMDGEIYVSSVLAPVMLNGFLQNEKSNKELSGREREVLKLLAEGFSNKEIADFLMISVKTVETHRANIMRKHNFKNITELVLYAARNHLIEL, encoded by the coding sequence ATGACGGAAAATAAGATAAAAATATTTTTGGCGGATGACCATAAGATGTTGAGAGAATCTTTGGAGATCCTGTTATCTCAGGAAGATGACATTGAGGTAGTAGGAGAGGCAGATGACGGAATTGAAGCAGAGACACTTTGCTTACAGAGAAAAGCAGATGTCTTGCTTTTAGACATATCCATGCCAAGGAAAAGCGGACTGGATGTATGTAAAAATTTAAGCTATTCTTATCCGGAATTAAAAGTCATTTTTTTGACTATGCACAAAAACGAGGAAATGCTGGCAGAAGCTTTTAACAATGGAGCGAAAGGGTATGTTCTGAAAGAAAATGCCTTTGAAGAGCTGATCACGGCAGTACGGAAGGTCATGGACGGGGAGATATATGTTTCTTCTGTTCTTGCCCCTGTCATGCTGAATGGATTTCTTCAGAACGAAAAATCAAATAAAGAGTTATCGGGACGGGAGCGGGAAGTGCTCAAGCTTCTTGCGGAAGGATTCAGCAATAAAGAAATTGCGGACTTCCTGATGATATCGGTTAAAACGGTAGAAACTCACAGAGCGAATATTATGAGAAAACACAACTTTAAAAATATTACGGAGCTGGTGCTGTATGCAGCGCGAAACCATCTGATCGAGCTTTAA